In Longimicrobiaceae bacterium, one genomic interval encodes:
- a CDS encoding class I SAM-dependent methyltransferase yields the protein MRSWTGSPRVGTAAPVADVGCGPGHVAAYLHAQGVSVRGIDLSSAMVRHARTLFPEIPFDTGDVIAIDAGDGSWAGAVAFYSLIHLPRGEMAAALRELHRVLRPDAPLVLAFHVGAEVRHFDELWGEPVDLDFVFFTAEEMDGYLRAAGFTVESREERDAYPEVEAQTRRCYVVARASGPAARSGAGSPTTEI from the coding sequence GTGCGTTCCTGGACCGGTTCGCCGCGCGTCGGCACCGCCGCCCCCGTCGCCGACGTGGGCTGCGGGCCCGGCCACGTCGCCGCCTACCTGCACGCGCAGGGCGTCTCCGTCCGCGGGATCGACCTCTCCTCCGCCATGGTCCGGCACGCGCGGACGCTCTTCCCCGAAATCCCGTTCGACACCGGCGACGTCATCGCCATAGACGCCGGGGATGGGTCGTGGGCAGGCGCGGTCGCCTTCTACTCGCTCATCCACCTGCCGCGTGGGGAGATGGCCGCCGCCCTTCGTGAGCTTCACCGCGTGCTGCGGCCGGACGCGCCGCTCGTGCTCGCCTTCCACGTCGGAGCCGAGGTCCGCCACTTCGACGAGCTGTGGGGCGAGCCGGTGGACCTCGACTTCGTCTTCTTCACCGCAGAGGAGATGGACGGCTATCTGCGCGCCGCCGGCTTCACCGTCGAGAGCCGCGAAGAGCGCGATGCTTATCCGGAGGTCGAGGCGCAGACCCGGCGCTGCTACGTCGTCGCACGCGCTTCCGGTCCGGCCGCGCGCTCGGGCGCCGGCTCGCCGACAACGGAGATTTGA